DNA sequence from the Methanolobus psychrophilus R15 genome:
TTATCTGAAGTGTGGTCCCTTCAAGCCCGCCGCCAGAACCTCCGTAGGCAGAAGAACCAAACATAAGCGGATGTGCAGAGCGCCAGAGCCTGATAGACAGGAAGCTCAGGGGCACAGAAACAAAGCCGACGATGCCAAAAACAGCAGCAAGCCTGGCTCTCTTTTCGGGATCTTCAATGGCCTGGCGCAACATCAGGTATGTAAGATAGACAAGCATAAGTACCAATGACGTGGTGAGCCTGGGTTCCCATATCCAGTACCATCCCCAGGTAGCTTTTGCCCATATGGACCCCGTTACCAGCACAAGGAAGGAGAACACTACGCCAACCTCAGCTGCCGAGAGTGCAATAGTATCCCATTTACTGCTATTGAGCCTGAGATGCTGTACGCTTGCGATAAGAACTACAAGGAACGCGAAATAAGCCGTAAATGCAATGGGAAGATG
Encoded proteins:
- a CDS encoding cytochrome c assembly protein, coding for MSLKWNTEKALTIATVILMSLAIWLVFFYLPEMKSGTGQVLDSSFKIFYFHLPIAFTAYFAFLVVLIASVQHLRLNSSKWDTIALSAAEVGVVFSFLVLVTGSIWAKATWGWYWIWEPRLTTSLVLMLVYLTYLMLRQAIEDPEKRARLAAVFGIVGFVSVPLSFLSIRLWRSAHPLMFGSSAYGGSGGGLEGTTLQITLLVNMAAFFLLFVTMLVYRIRNEELREELLAHDE